In a single window of the Candidatus Latescibacterota bacterium genome:
- the ggt gene encoding gamma-glutamyltransferase, with amino-acid sequence METEMTEYLRHVIAILALPLIIPMLMAVLLPEEAEAYDRPVGDMKVSRSEVVGRHGMVCAAQPLAAQIGLDILKKGGNAIDAAIAVNAALGLMEPVSNGIGGDLFAIVWDAKSKKLYGLNASGRSPYLLDIDKVREAGVEAIPYTGMLPQTVPGCVDGWFELHGRFGSMPMKEILAPAIKYAEEGFPVTEVIAHYWELGCRRLRDEPNFSATYMPEGRAPRKGEIFRNPDLAETYRRLAAKGRDEFYRGSIAREIDRFCDANDGYLRLKDLEDHSSTWVEPVGVDYRGYEVWELPPNGQGIAALQMLNILENYDIASMGFGSTEYIHYLVEAKKLAFEDRARFYADPDFIDIPVEGLVSKEYARQRMKLIDSGRALREVSHGDPMLESGETTYLVVADSERNFVSLIQSNYAGFGSGPVPDGLGFCLQDRGALFNLDPEHPNSLQPHKRPFHTIIPAMVTKDGRPVFAFGVMGGSMQPQGHVQVLCNIIDFGMGIQEAGDAPRVRHYGSSQPTGSVMTDGGKVAFESGFDLEILRTLTDMGHLLVKENGGFGGYQGIWYDHVNDVLIGGTESRKDGCSLGW; translated from the coding sequence ATGGAGACTGAAATGACGGAATATCTCAGGCATGTGATTGCCATTCTGGCTCTGCCGTTGATTATTCCCATGCTTATGGCGGTATTGCTGCCGGAAGAAGCCGAAGCATATGACCGGCCTGTCGGTGATATGAAGGTTTCGCGATCCGAGGTCGTCGGCAGACATGGCATGGTTTGCGCCGCGCAGCCCCTTGCCGCACAGATAGGGCTGGATATCCTGAAAAAGGGTGGAAACGCAATAGATGCCGCTATAGCTGTTAACGCGGCTCTGGGACTGATGGAGCCGGTATCAAATGGAATCGGTGGTGATCTTTTCGCGATCGTCTGGGACGCAAAATCGAAAAAGCTCTATGGTTTGAATGCCAGCGGCAGGAGTCCATATCTTCTCGATATTGATAAGGTCAGAGAGGCTGGTGTAGAGGCGATCCCTTACACCGGGATGCTACCGCAGACGGTGCCGGGATGTGTGGATGGCTGGTTCGAACTCCATGGGAGATTCGGATCGATGCCGATGAAGGAGATCCTGGCTCCCGCGATCAAATACGCGGAAGAAGGATTCCCCGTGACGGAAGTGATAGCGCATTACTGGGAGCTCGGTTGCAGGCGGCTTCGGGATGAGCCTAATTTTTCCGCCACTTACATGCCTGAGGGCAGGGCGCCTCGTAAGGGAGAGATCTTTCGCAATCCCGATCTGGCAGAGACTTATCGCAGGCTCGCGGCAAAGGGCAGGGACGAATTCTACCGGGGGTCCATCGCAAGGGAGATCGACAGGTTCTGTGACGCGAACGACGGATATTTAAGATTGAAAGATCTGGAGGACCATTCTTCTACGTGGGTCGAACCGGTCGGTGTCGACTACAGGGGGTACGAGGTCTGGGAACTGCCTCCAAACGGGCAGGGAATAGCAGCCCTGCAGATGCTCAACATCCTTGAGAATTACGATATAGCATCGATGGGATTCGGAAGTACTGAGTATATTCATTATCTTGTGGAAGCGAAGAAACTTGCGTTTGAGGATAGAGCGAGGTTCTATGCCGATCCCGACTTCATCGATATTCCGGTCGAAGGCCTTGTCTCGAAGGAATACGCGAGGCAGCGGATGAAGTTGATCGATTCGGGAAGAGCGCTAAGAGAGGTATCGCACGGGGACCCCATGCTGGAGAGTGGAGAGACGACCTACCTGGTCGTGGCAGACAGCGAGAGGAACTTCGTGTCGCTTATCCAGAGCAATTATGCCGGTTTCGGATCGGGGCCGGTGCCGGATGGATTGGGTTTCTGCCTCCAGGACAGGGGCGCACTGTTCAATCTCGATCCGGAACATCCCAACTCTCTTCAGCCCCATAAAAGACCGTTTCATACTATAATCCCCGCCATGGTCACAAAAGACGGCAGGCCGGTCTTCGCGTTCGGTGTGATGGGTGGGTCGATGCAACCACAGGGACATGTGCAGGTCCTCTGCAATATCATCGATTTCGGGATGGGTATCCAGGAAGCGGGCGATGCCCCGAGAGTAAGGCATTACGGATCCTCCCAGCCGACAGGGAGCGTGATGACCGATGGTGGAAAGGTGGCCTTCGAATCGGGATTCGATCTTGAGATCCTGAGGACGCTTACCGACATGGGCCATCTCCTGGTGAAGGAGAACGGCGGGTTTGGAGGGTATCAGGGGATATGGTACGATCACGTTAATGACGTGTTGATCGGTGGCACGGAATCGAGGAAAGATGGTTGCTCTCTTGGCTGGTAG
- a CDS encoding iron-sulfur cluster assembly scaffold protein encodes MRTGMDFVDSRFFDHFMDPRNVGTIEDPDGMGMGGDPDCGDWLLVTIRVSDGSIEDIRFQCRGCSSAIVTSSSMTELAKGRSLEEAMNISATDIEDSVGGLSDEKRHCSLLGEQALREAIKDFRARERPQAQ; translated from the coding sequence GTGAGGACAGGTATGGATTTTGTCGATTCAAGATTTTTCGACCACTTCATGGATCCCCGTAATGTGGGGACGATAGAAGATCCCGATGGCATGGGTATGGGTGGCGACCCTGACTGTGGCGACTGGCTCCTGGTTACTATCAGAGTCTCGGATGGGAGCATCGAGGATATCAGGTTTCAGTGCCGTGGCTGCTCGTCGGCTATAGTAACATCGAGTTCGATGACAGAGCTGGCAAAAGGCAGGAGCCTGGAGGAAGCGATGAATATATCGGCAACAGACATCGAAGATTCCGTTGGAGGCCTGAGCGATGAAAAAAGGCATTGTTCACTGCTCGGCGAGCAGGCGCTGAGAGAGGCTATAAAGGATTTCAGGGCGAGGGAGAGGCCGCAGGCCCAGTAG
- a CDS encoding S9 family peptidase: protein MNSSSTIFRIIVFASVLFVSAGFQPTGLAADEDTGIDTGRGRMPITATDLWMMKRVGSLRLSPDGRLAAITVMEYDIDENSGQGDIWLVNTDGSGFRRFTTGNTTESSPAWSPDGTRLAFISRRDGEKSQLQVISMKGGEAIEFTDMPLGVSDPRWLPCGRRIVFSSKTLPGLGDDRDALREELKKRDKSKVTAKVTEDRYYRYWDHWLTDGYVSHLYVIDLDTGEITDLMPGWDKYTRNSGGIEYDIAPDGGEIAFTAFREGSPYDKLETDIYLLDVSSPGKVRNLTADNPADDFAPYYTPDGKYILYGKQQILGFYGDRVRLVRYNRRTDGKKVLTESFDRSPSGWVADPKSKNIYFSAEDRAMVSIFTIGMGGGEVREVYRGGANRSVDVVPGGGLIFLHQSSIEPNTVCVVDRNGGSFERITSFNNDILARIEMGVVEDVTFTGAEGEDVQMFILYPPGFDPEMKYPLLVLVHGGPHGTFGDIFHPRWNTQVFAAPGYVTAMVNFHGSSSFGQDFTDAITGENGRKPYIDVMKAVDYLVAKGFVAEDRMAVAGGSYGGYLASWIGTQTDRFACLINHAGVFDLCAQFGSDITSGRSRGYGGTPWDDLEDVIRWSPAHNMKDYVTPTLVIHGEKDYRVPVGNGLEAYGMLKAKGVPARFIYFPDENHWVLTPQNSIFWYKEFHSWLDRWIGTEPE from the coding sequence TTGAACAGCTCTTCGACAATATTCAGAATCATTGTTTTTGCCAGTGTCCTCTTTGTGTCGGCCGGTTTCCAGCCGACAGGACTTGCTGCAGACGAGGACACGGGAATCGATACAGGACGGGGGAGAATGCCCATCACGGCGACCGACCTGTGGATGATGAAGCGGGTGGGTTCGCTGAGATTGTCCCCGGATGGAAGGCTTGCCGCCATAACGGTCATGGAGTACGATATAGACGAAAACAGCGGGCAAGGTGACATATGGCTGGTAAATACTGACGGATCGGGTTTTCGCCGTTTTACAACAGGGAACACGACGGAGAGTTCGCCAGCCTGGAGTCCTGACGGAACGCGCCTGGCCTTTATCTCGAGACGTGATGGAGAAAAATCTCAGCTTCAGGTCATATCGATGAAAGGCGGAGAGGCCATCGAATTTACCGATATGCCTCTCGGCGTTTCGGACCCTCGCTGGCTTCCCTGCGGCAGGAGGATCGTCTTTTCTTCGAAGACTCTGCCCGGACTCGGAGATGACCGGGACGCGTTGAGAGAGGAATTGAAGAAAAGAGATAAGAGCAAGGTGACAGCGAAGGTCACTGAGGATAGATATTACCGCTACTGGGACCATTGGCTGACAGACGGGTATGTCAGTCATCTATACGTGATAGATCTTGATACAGGGGAAATCACCGATCTGATGCCGGGGTGGGACAAGTATACGAGGAATTCCGGTGGGATCGAGTATGATATAGCGCCAGATGGCGGGGAGATCGCTTTTACAGCTTTCAGAGAAGGATCTCCCTACGATAAGCTTGAGACAGACATTTATCTTCTCGACGTTTCATCACCAGGAAAGGTCAGGAACCTGACGGCCGATAATCCTGCTGATGATTTTGCTCCATACTACACGCCTGACGGGAAATATATCCTGTACGGAAAGCAGCAGATACTCGGGTTCTATGGTGACAGGGTGCGGCTTGTCAGATACAACAGGCGGACTGACGGCAAGAAAGTACTTACGGAATCGTTCGATCGTTCACCTTCAGGTTGGGTGGCCGATCCGAAAAGTAAAAACATATATTTCAGCGCCGAAGACAGGGCGATGGTATCGATCTTTACAATTGGAATGGGCGGAGGAGAAGTAAGAGAGGTCTATCGTGGTGGCGCGAACAGGTCGGTCGATGTAGTTCCTGGCGGTGGCCTCATATTCCTTCACCAGAGCAGTATCGAGCCGAATACCGTTTGTGTCGTGGACAGAAATGGTGGTTCGTTTGAAAGGATCACTTCCTTCAACAATGATATCCTGGCACGTATTGAGATGGGTGTTGTAGAGGACGTCACCTTCACCGGGGCCGAGGGTGAAGATGTACAGATGTTCATCCTCTATCCACCGGGATTCGATCCGGAGATGAAGTACCCTCTCCTTGTTCTTGTGCATGGGGGCCCTCATGGCACCTTCGGTGACATATTCCACCCCAGGTGGAACACGCAGGTCTTCGCGGCGCCGGGCTATGTGACGGCGATGGTGAACTTTCACGGTTCGTCGAGTTTCGGGCAGGATTTTACCGATGCTATAACCGGAGAGAACGGCCGGAAGCCGTATATCGATGTGATGAAAGCGGTCGACTACCTGGTCGCGAAGGGTTTTGTGGCAGAGGACCGCATGGCAGTAGCGGGCGGAAGTTATGGGGGATACCTTGCAAGCTGGATCGGTACGCAGACGGACAGGTTCGCCTGTCTGATCAATCATGCCGGTGTCTTCGATCTCTGTGCCCAGTTCGGTTCGGATATCACATCCGGACGGTCCCGGGGCTATGGTGGCACTCCCTGGGATGATCTCGAGGATGTGATCAGGTGGAGTCCGGCTCACAATATGAAAGACTATGTAACGCCCACTCTCGTGATCCATGGTGAGAAGGACTACAGGGTTCCGGTCGGTAACGGTCTTGAAGCTTACGGTATGCTCAAGGCAAAGGGTGTCCCCGCGCGGTTTATATATTTTCCGGACGAGAATCACTGGGTACTTACTCCGCAGAACTCGATATTCTGGTACAAAGAGTTTCACTCGTGGCTCGACAGGTGGATCGGGACAGAGCCCGAGTGA